One Malus domestica chromosome 11, GDT2T_hap1 genomic region harbors:
- the LOC103412795 gene encoding glucan endo-1,3-beta-glucosidase 9-like, translating into MPPNLCTLIFLLATTVSTCGSIGVNWGTTASHPLPPAKVVELLKSNNVTKVKLFDADPGVLGALSGSKLSVTVGIPNALLKSLNSSKKAAESWVHDNVTRYVSNGDGGGVKIEYVAVGDESFLQSYGEQFHPFVIGAAMNIHTALARAKLESNVKVVVPCSFDSFLSESGHPSKGHFRADLNRTMIKLLTFLSKHNSPFFATISPFISLRQNKNISLDFTLFKDNAKPHNDSRKTYKNSFDLSHDTLVTALSTVGFPKMEIVVSQIGWPTDGAANATSSTAETFMKGLMAHLRSKSGTPLRPRNPPSETYVFSLLDEDQRSISSGNFERHWGVFTFDGQAKYRFDFIQGSKNLVDAQNVEYLPAKWCVVNNNGDLSNATASASEACLHADCSAMSPGGSCSNISWPGNISYAFNSYYQQHNQSADSCDFGGLGLITTVNPSVDNCRFSVQLRTSLSDSFRPDYLSLCMTLLVTTLLLSLPRFT; encoded by the exons ATGCCCCCAAATCTCTGCACACTCATCTTTCTCCTGGCGACCACCGTCTCCACCTGCGGATCCATAGGCGTGAACTGGGGTACGACGGCGTCGCACCCACTACCGCCGGCCAAGGTGGTGGAGCTGCTGAAGTCCAACAATGTTACCAAGGTCAAGCTGTTCGACGCCGACCCAGGCGTCCTCGGAGCGCTTTCTGGGTCCAAGCTTAGCGTCACTGTGGGCATTCCCAATGCATTGCTTAAATCCCTCAACTCTTCCAAGAAGGCTGCCGAGAGTTGGGTTCATGACAATGTCACTCGCTACGTCTCCAACGGCGACGGCGGCGGTGTTAAAATTGA GTATGTTGCTGTTGGAGATGAGTCATTTCTCCAGAGTTATGGTGAGCAATTTCACCCATTCGTCATAGGAGCGGCAATGAATATCCACACAGCTTTGGCCCGAGCAAAATTGGAGAGCAATGTGAAAGTGGTGGTGCCTTGTAGTTTTGATTCCTTCCTGTCAGAGTCTGGCCATCCTTCAAAAGGACACTTTCGGGCTGACCTCAATAGAACCATGATTAAACTGCTCACGTTTCTCAGCAAGCACAATTCACCATTCTTTGCAACCATTTCCCCGTTCATAAGTCTCCGCCAGAACAAAAACATTTCCCTCGACTTCACTCTATTTAAAGATAATGCAAAACCTCATAACGACAGCCgcaaaacatacaaaaacagcTTTGACTTGAGCCATGACACCTTGGTTACTGCTTTGTCAACAGTAGGATTTCCGAAGATGGAAATTGTTGTGTCACAGATTGGTTGGCCTACAGATGGAGCAGCAAATGCAACCTCTTCCACTGCAGAGACATTCATGAAAGGCCTGATGGCGCACCTTCGTAGCAAATCGGGAACCCCACTCAGACCTCGGAATCCTCCAAGCGAAACATATGTTTTTAGCCTCTTAGATGAGGACCAAAGAAGCATAAGCTCTGGAAATTTTGAGAGACATTGGGGTGTCTTCACTTTTGATGGTCAAGCCAAGTACCGTTTTGATTTCATCCAAGGTTCGAAAAATCTCGTGGACGCACAGAATGTGGAGTACCTTCCGGCTAAGTGGTGCGTGGTGAACAATAACGGGGACTTATCTAATGCAACTGCTAGTGCTTCAGAGGCATGTTTGCATGCCGATTGCAGTGCAATGTCTCCTGGCGGGTCTTGCTCCAATATCAGTTGGCCTGGCAATATCTCATATGCATTTAACAGCTACTATCAGCAGCATAACCAGAGTGCAGATAGCTGTGACTTTGGTGGCTTGGGTTTAATCACAACTGTCAATCCATCCGTGGATAATTGCAGGTTTTCGGTTCAGCTACGCACTTCTCTTTCAGATTCCTTCCGCCCGGACTACCTTTCCCTGTGCATGACCTTGCTAGTGACAACCCTTTTGTTATCTTTACCCCGATTTACATAG
- the LOC114819455 gene encoding uncharacterized protein has translation MEKLESAVKKSELKQRTLRQAYDCVHEQAKSLMFFSGQWKDLEDHLESTRRSVEARFRELEHREEEVRVRDEDLEARESSFRSEMEAKSNELQVLQKLIEARKDELISLQSVIQEHSEEVAVQERRLTEVEDFVREKERECEFIEGRIGERTRKLNWVEAKEREAAERFEELLDKCKADIELKERELGDILRSIEARKAEFDLSGEELESAQRLIEECERELRAKAADIELKERELGEILRSIEARRAEFDLSGEELESARRSIEECERELRAKAEEIELRVGRIREMDLKESDLGLLENAVEEWSCELQLREKELEKSKEEGEKYLDKVSRGLQGREIQLQRKESLLQRKESQLHQQARELALKHKEMKEIAEEHTKTLKSKERQIEDQAKEIELKQKEIDSLKKSAEERTQNLKSKEGQLEDRAKELELLKQKELDSIKKMAEEQAETLKSKEMQLKKQAKELALKHKELDSIKETAEEHAETLKTKEGQLEDMARELEWKQKEIDSMKKMAEEQAETLKSKEMQLEEQAKELALKHKELDSIQKSAEEHTENLKSKERQLDDRALELELKRKEIDSMKKSAEEQAVTFQSKERPLEDKTKELALKQIELDSIKKAAEDHTETLNSKERELDQRRKELAVQQKEDSIKADHSPASNESSIDSGGRGQKRSTATFDSGIQPQQQRKKKFRRKYESAVPPLAFNPGYPPPSESAIAHYRERNYTPVGYPSRHYKNGGHLLHAIHTFGPDPGIHYRPHPYFPGPPPTRRRRYVRPTLL, from the coding sequence ATGGAGAAGCTAGAATCCGCAGTGAAAAAATCGGAGTTGAAGCAGAGGACTCTGCGCCAGGCGTACGACTGCGTCCACGAGCAAGCGAAGTCCCTCATGTTCTTTTCCGGACAGTGGAAGGACCTCGAGGACCACTTGGAGTCCACGCGCCGCTCCGTCGAGGCCCGATTCCGGGAACTCGAGCACCGCGAGGAGGAAGTCCGAGTCCGGGACGAGGATTTGGAAGCCAGAGAGTCGAGTTTCCGCTCGGAGATGGAGGCGAAATCCAACGAGTTGCAAGTGCTTCAGAAGTTGATCGAAGCGAGAAAGGACGAGCTGATCTCGCTCCAATCGGTGATTCAAGAGCACAGCGAAGAGGTTGCTGTTCAGGAGAGGCGGTTGACGGAAGTGGAGGATTTCGTAagggagaaggagagggagtgTGAATTCATCGAGGGGCGCATTGGTGAGAGGACGAGAAAATTGAATTGGGTGGAGGCGAAGGAGCGGGAGGCGGCGGAGCGGTTTGAAGAACTGTTGGACAAGTGCAAGGCGGACATTGAGTTGAAAGAGAGGGAGTTGGGAGACATTCTGAGGTCGATCGAGGCGCGAAAGGCGGAGTTTGATTTGAGCGGGGAGGAGCTGGAATCGGCGCAAAGGTTGATTGAGGAATGTGAGAGGGAGTTGAGAGCGAAAGCGGCGGACATTGAGTTGAAAGAGAGGGAGTTGGGAGAGATTCTGAGGTCGATCGAGGCACGAAGGGCGGAGTTTGATTTGAGCGGGGAGGAGCTGGAATCGGCGCGAAGGTCAATTGAGGAATGTGAGAGAGAGTTGAGAGCGAAAGCGGAGGAAATCGAATTGAGGGTAGGAAGGATAAGGGAAATGGATTTGAAAGAGAGTGATTTGGGTTTGCTTGAGAATGCAGTGGAGGAGTGGAGTTGTGAGCTGCaattgagagagaaagagcttGAAAAATCGAAAGAAGAAGGCGAAAAGTATTTAGATAAAGTCTCCAGGGGACTTCAAGGGAGAGAGATCCAACTGCAAAGGAAGGAGAGCTTACTGCAGAGGAAGGAGAGCCAACTTCATCAGCAGGCCAGAGAGCTTGCATTGAAACATaaagaaatgaaggaaatcGCTGAAGAACACACCAAAACTCTGAAGTCGAAAGAGAGGCAAATTGAAGATCAGGCCAAAGAGATTGAGTTGAAGCAGAAAGAAATTGATTCGTTAAAAAAATCCGCTGAGGAACGTACCCAAAACCTGAAATCGAAAGAGGGACAACTTGAAGACAGGGCCAAAGAGCTTGAGTTGTTGAAGCAGAAGGAATTGGATTCGATAAAAAAAATGGCTGAAGAACAAGCTGAAACCCTGAAATCCAAAGAGATGCAACTCAAAAAGCAGGCAAAGGAGCTGGCATTGAAGCACAAGGAATTAGATTCGATCAAAGAAACCGCTGAAGAACATGCCGAAACCCTGAAAACGAAAGAGGGCCAACTTGAAGACATGGCCAGAGAGCTTGAGTGGAAGCAGAAGGAAATTGATTCAATGAAAAAAATGGCTGAAGAACAAGCTGAAACCCTGAAATCGAAAGAGATGCAACTCGAAGAGCAGGCAAAGGAGCTGGCATTGAAGCACAAGGAATTAGATTCGATTCAAAAATCCGCTGAGGAACACACCGAAAACCTGAAATCAAAAGAGAGGCAACTCGATGACAGGGCCCTAGAGCTTGAATTGAAGCGGAAGGAAATCGATTCAATGAAAAAATCCGCTGAAGAACAAGCTGTAACATTTCAATCTAAAGAGAGGCCACTCGAAGACAAGACAAAAGAGCTTGCATTGAAGCAGATAGAATTGGATTCGATCAAAAAGGCAGCTGAAGACCACACCGAAACCTTGAATTCGAAAGAGAGGGAACTCGATCAACGGAGGAAAGAGCTTGCAGTGCAGCAGAAAGAAGATTCGATCAAAGCAGATCATTCTCCCGCAAGTAACGAATCCAGCATCGATTCGGGTGGCAGAGGTCAGAAACGCAGTACCGCCACTTTTGACTCCGGGATCCAACCGCAACAACAGCGCAAAAAGAAGTTTCGTCGGAAATACGAATCAGCTGTTCCACCGCTAGCTTTCAACCCAGGCTATCCTCCGCCATCTGAATCCGCTATTGCACATTATCGAGAGCGAAATTACACCCCAGTAGGCTATCCATCTCGGCATTACAAAAATGGTGGACACCTCCTACACGCCATCCATACTTTTGGTCCGGATCCGGGAATACATTACCGGCCGCATCCATACTTTCCCGGCCCTCCTCCTACACGCCGTCGGAGATATGTTCGTCCGACTTTGTTATAA
- the LOC103447320 gene encoding LOB domain-containing protein 12, whose translation MGSGSSPCASCKLLRRRCAKDCIFAPYFPSDDPHKFAIVHKVFGASNVSKMLQELPIHQRGDAVSSLVYEANARVRDPVYGCVGAISFLQNQVSQLQMQLAVAQAEILCIQMQQEPVALPTQIDQHQHQHHHQDHDQKSLLLSNSDINSIPHQYFSSFASPSNVIQDPLKRESLWT comes from the exons ATGGGATCGGGCTCTTCCCCGTGTGCTTCTTGCAAGTTGTTGAGGCGCCGGTGCGCCAAAGACTGCATCTTTGCCCCTTACTTCCCTTCTGATGACCCTCATAAGTTTGCCATTGTTCACAAGGTCTTTGGTGCTAGCAATGTCAGCAAAATGTTGCAG GAGCTTCCCATTCATCAAAGAGGAGATGCTGTGAGCAGTTTGGTTTATGAAGCAAATGCAAGAGTGAGAGACCCGGTATACGGGTGCGTTGGGGCAATTTCTTTCCTGCAGAATCAAGTTTCTCAGCTGCAAATGCAGCTTGCAGTGGCTCAGGCAGAGATACTTTGCATCCAGATGCAACAGGAACCTGTAGCCTTACCAACCCAGATTGATCAACACCAACACCAACACCATCATCAAGATCATGACCAGAAGTCCCTTCTTTTATCCAACAGTGACATCAATAGCATTCCACATCAATACTTCAGCAGCTTTGCTTCTCCTAGCAATGTAATCCAAGACCCTCTTAAAAGAGAGTCTCTTTGGACTTGA
- the LOC103447321 gene encoding protein DOUBLE-STRAND BREAK FORMATION isoform X2 produces MSEIFRSLVLNRRFDDVTLRVLESALVSKDVKSSIEVRSGFRQFMRSESLSVLRETAEKNAEEKLLVLEFLVRAFALVGDVESCLALRYEALLLRDIKSSTNPWLQVSYTEWLNFAHQSRDSGFYSVAGKACEHALDCIKRKSTEDRKTDEVNVMKKSTEDLKTDEVLESVQAIEKIKRLKDCAMASASSHSDGRLLEKETKGEEHGASLRFQGAKMCCSKHFVPKWNQKAESTKIEHESKLAGDD; encoded by the exons ATGTCAGAGATCTTTCGCTCACTCGTCTTGAACAGAAG GTTCGATGACGTGACGCTACGAGTATTGGAATCGGCATTGGTTTCGAAGGACGTAAAGTCGTCGATAGAAGTCAGGTCCGGCTTCAGGCAGTTCATGAGGTCGGAATCGCTCTCCGTTCTGCGAGAAACTGCAGAGAAAAATGCGGAAGAGAAGCTTCTTGTTCTCGAGTTTCTTGTTCGCGCTTTTGCACTAGTAGGCGATGTTGAG AGTTGTTTGGCTTTGAGATATGAGGCATTGCTTTTGCGGGACATCAAATCTTCGACGAATCCATGGCTACAAGTTTCTTATACGGAATGGCTGAATTTTGCTCACCAGTCAAGAGATAGTGGTTTCTATTCAGTTGCAGGAAAG GCATGTGAACATGCATTGGATTGCATTAAGAGGAAATCTACTGAAGACCGTAAAACAGATGAAGTTAACGTTATGAAGAAATCTACTGAAGACCTAAAAACAGATGAAGTCCTTGAAAGTGTGCAAGCAATTGAAAAGATAAAGAGACTCAAGGATTGTGCCATGGCATCTGCTTCTTCCCACTCTG ACGGCAGACTACTTGAAAAAGAGACTAAAGGAGAAGAGCACGGAGCGTCCCTTAGATTTCAAGGAGCCAAAATGTGTTGTAGCAAGCACTTTGTTCCGAAATGGAATCAGAAGGCGGAATCTACGAAAATTGAACACGAGTCGAAGCTTGCTGGGGATGACTAA
- the LOC103412797 gene encoding transcription initiation factor TFIID subunit 15b-like isoform X2, whose amino-acid sequence MAGIYGQGGDGAPPTYGSSGGGGGYGGSGGYGGGSGGYGGGGGGGSYGGSGGGGYGGKGGDGGGYGGGRGGGGRGGGYQGDRGGGGRGGDRGGGGRGGRGGSGRDGDWLCPNPGCGNSNFARRVECNKCGTPSPSGAGGDRGSGGGYNRGGSGGGYGGGNRGGRGGNYDGGRSGNYEGGKSSSYDGGRGGSYDSRGGGGSRGGSYGGSQGRDDGGYGQVPPSAPPSYGAAGGNYAPSYNAGYGTDAVPPPTSYTGGPGSYPPSYGGPAGGYGGDGLGDARGGGRGGPPAKYDGGYSAGGRGGYGSGATEAAAKVKQCDQNCDDTCDNARIYISNLPPDVTVDELQQLFGGIGQVGRIKQKRGYKDQWPYNIKIYTDESGKNKGDACLAYEDPSAAHSAGGFYNDYDLRGYKISVTMAERSAPRPSFEQGGGGGRGGYGGGDRRNSYRDGGADRHQHGGNRSRPY is encoded by the exons ATGGCTGGAATCTACGGTCAAGGGGGCGATGGTGCCCCTCCGACATACGGATCtagcggcggcggcggcggctaTGGTGGTTCTGGCGGATACGGAGGCGGTTCTGGTGGTtatggaggtggtggtggaggcGGGAGCTATGGTGGAAGCGGTGGCGGTGGATATGGAGGTAAGGGCGGCGATGGAGGTGGTTACGGTGGTGGACGGGGCGGTGGCGGTCGAG GTGGAGGATATCAAGGCGACCGTGGTGGTGGAGGCAGAGGTGGCGACCGTGGTGGTGGCGGCAGAGGCGGCCGCGGTGGCAGTGGAAGAGATGGTGATTGGCTGTGTCCTAATCCAGG CTGTGGGAATTCGAACTTTGCAAGAAGAGTTGAGTGTAATAAGTGTGGCACGCCCTCTCCTTCGGGTGCCGGTGGTGATCGTGGCAGTGGTGGTGGTTATAACAGAGGAGGAAGTGGTGGGGGCTACGGTGGCGGTAACCGTGGTGGTAGGGGTGGTAATTATGATGGGGGTCGAAGTGGTAACTATGAAGGAGGTAAAAGTAGCAGTTATGATGGAGGCAGAGGCGGTAGTTATGACAGTAGAGGCGGTGGTGGTAGTAGAGGTGGTTCTTATGGTGGTAGCCAAGGAAGAGATGATGGTGGGTATGGTCAGGTTCCTCCAAGTGCTCCACCGTCCTATGGTGCAGCTGGAGGCAATTACGCACCATCTTACAATGCTGGTTATGGAACAGATGCAGTTCCTCCTCCTACAAGCTATACTGGTGGACCTGGATCGTATCCCCCATCTTACGGTGGTCCTGCAGGCGGTTATGGTGGTGATGGTCTAGGTGATGCAAGGGGTGGTGGGCGTGGGGGCCCTCCAGCTAAATATGATGGTGGATACAGTGCTGGTGGTCGTGGTGGATATGGCAGTGGTGCTACAGAAGCCGCAGCTAAGGTGAAGCAGTGCGACCAGAATTGTGATGATACTTGTGACAATGCTAGAATCTACATATCAAACTTACCACCAGATGTTACCGTTGACGAACTTCAGCAGCTCTTTGGAGGCATTGGACAA GTGGGAAGAATCAAGCAGAAACGTGGCTATAAGGATCAATGGCCATATAATATCAAAATATACACAGACGAGTCTGGAAAAAACAAAGGCGACGCATGTTTAGCCTATGAAGATCCCTCTGCTGCACATTCAGCTGGTGGATTTTACAATG ATTATGACTTAAGGGGCTATAAGATCAGTGTTACAATGGCGGAGAGATCAGCTCCAAGGCCTTCGTTTGAACAAGG tggtggtggtggtagagGTGGATATGGTGGCGGTGACAGGCGCAACAGTTATAGAGACGGTGGAGCTGATAGACATCAACACGGCGGAAACCGTTCGCGTCCTTACTGA
- the LOC103412797 gene encoding transcription initiation factor TFIID subunit 15b-like isoform X1, producing MAGIYGQGGDGAPPTYGSSGGGGGYGGSGGYGGGSGGYGGGGGGGSYGGSGGGGYGGKGGDGGGYGGGRGGGGRGGGYQGDRGGGGRGGDRGGGGRGGRGGSGRDGDWLCPNPGCGNSNFARRVECNKCGTPSPSGAGGDRGSGGGYNRGGSGGGYGGGNRGGRGGNYDGGRSGNYEGGKSSSYDGGRGGSYDSRGGGGSRGGSYGGSQGRDDGGYGQVPPSAPPSYGAAGGNYAPSYNAGYGTDAVPPPTSYTGGPGSYPPSYGGPAGGYGGDGLGDARGGGRGGPPAKYDGGYSAGGRGGYGSGATEAAAKVKQCDQNCDDTCDNARIYISNLPPDVTVDELQQLFGGIGQVGRIKQKRGYKDQWPYNIKIYTDESGKNKGDACLAYEDPSAAHSAGGFYNDYDLRGYKISVTMAERSAPRPSFEQGSGGGGRGGYGGGDRRNSYRDGGADRHQHGGNRSRPY from the exons ATGGCTGGAATCTACGGTCAAGGGGGCGATGGTGCCCCTCCGACATACGGATCtagcggcggcggcggcggctaTGGTGGTTCTGGCGGATACGGAGGCGGTTCTGGTGGTtatggaggtggtggtggaggcGGGAGCTATGGTGGAAGCGGTGGCGGTGGATATGGAGGTAAGGGCGGCGATGGAGGTGGTTACGGTGGTGGACGGGGCGGTGGCGGTCGAG GTGGAGGATATCAAGGCGACCGTGGTGGTGGAGGCAGAGGTGGCGACCGTGGTGGTGGCGGCAGAGGCGGCCGCGGTGGCAGTGGAAGAGATGGTGATTGGCTGTGTCCTAATCCAGG CTGTGGGAATTCGAACTTTGCAAGAAGAGTTGAGTGTAATAAGTGTGGCACGCCCTCTCCTTCGGGTGCCGGTGGTGATCGTGGCAGTGGTGGTGGTTATAACAGAGGAGGAAGTGGTGGGGGCTACGGTGGCGGTAACCGTGGTGGTAGGGGTGGTAATTATGATGGGGGTCGAAGTGGTAACTATGAAGGAGGTAAAAGTAGCAGTTATGATGGAGGCAGAGGCGGTAGTTATGACAGTAGAGGCGGTGGTGGTAGTAGAGGTGGTTCTTATGGTGGTAGCCAAGGAAGAGATGATGGTGGGTATGGTCAGGTTCCTCCAAGTGCTCCACCGTCCTATGGTGCAGCTGGAGGCAATTACGCACCATCTTACAATGCTGGTTATGGAACAGATGCAGTTCCTCCTCCTACAAGCTATACTGGTGGACCTGGATCGTATCCCCCATCTTACGGTGGTCCTGCAGGCGGTTATGGTGGTGATGGTCTAGGTGATGCAAGGGGTGGTGGGCGTGGGGGCCCTCCAGCTAAATATGATGGTGGATACAGTGCTGGTGGTCGTGGTGGATATGGCAGTGGTGCTACAGAAGCCGCAGCTAAGGTGAAGCAGTGCGACCAGAATTGTGATGATACTTGTGACAATGCTAGAATCTACATATCAAACTTACCACCAGATGTTACCGTTGACGAACTTCAGCAGCTCTTTGGAGGCATTGGACAA GTGGGAAGAATCAAGCAGAAACGTGGCTATAAGGATCAATGGCCATATAATATCAAAATATACACAGACGAGTCTGGAAAAAACAAAGGCGACGCATGTTTAGCCTATGAAGATCCCTCTGCTGCACATTCAGCTGGTGGATTTTACAATG ATTATGACTTAAGGGGCTATAAGATCAGTGTTACAATGGCGGAGAGATCAGCTCCAAGGCCTTCGTTTGAACAAGG cagtggtggtggtggtagagGTGGATATGGTGGCGGTGACAGGCGCAACAGTTATAGAGACGGTGGAGCTGATAGACATCAACACGGCGGAAACCGTTCGCGTCCTTACTGA
- the LOC103412915 gene encoding nuclear matrix constituent protein 1-like: MSFSLSVYAAETMEKKIECALKESELKQSRLSKVYGCLRAQATSLAMFSVQWKELEDHLASTRQSIEARFRELKNREEEVGIRNEQLEIEESKLNSQMESKSKELSVLEELIAESRNRLRSLESLIKENNGEVGVKEERLEEVENSVREKERELNEILGSIEASTEEFDLREEELNLVLRLIDECGKELEVKEEKLSLIKQSESREALIREVDLKRREVCLREKALEEWSCKLELKVRELELKEKQIEESKQEGEKYLDAVSSELQGKESQLQRKESLLQRKESQLQQQARELALKQDFIKKIDEEHAETLKSKERQIEDQAKEIELKHKEIDSMKKCAEEHTENLKSKDRQLEDQAKEIELKHKEIDSIKKSAEEQTQNLKSKERQLEEQIKELALKHKQIDSIKNSAEEHTQNLNTRARQLEDQAKELALKQKEIDSIKKYAEEHTQNLKKKERQLEDQIKEIALKQKEIDSIKKSAEEHTQNLNTKERQLEEQAKELVMKQKSIDSIKKGAEEQTQILTSIERQLDHRAKELAMKEKELEHTNQSIIDRDGTGVKRSTDTFDPSRYQQQQQHKSKYPRTCESAATPFPVPNFTPVYPRPNPLSWQYENYGHYGHSGAAANNCEFDDSFGHSFGGSYRAIPNPGVRCPLT; the protein is encoded by the coding sequence ATGTCGTTTTCGCTTAGTGTTTATGCAGCAGAGACGATGGAGAAGAAGATAGAGTGCGCTTTGAAAGAATCAGAGTTGAAGCAGAGTCGTTTGAGCAAGGTGTACGGTTGCCTTCGCGCCCAAGCAACCTCCCTCGCCATGTTTTCGGTACAGTGGAAGGAACTCGAGGACCACTTAGCGTCCACCCGACAGTCCATCGAGGCCAGATTCCGGGAGCTCAAGAACCGCGAGGAGGAAGTCGGAATCCGCAACGAGCAGTTGGAAATCGAAGAGTCGAAGCTCAATTCACAGATGGAGTCAAAGTCCAAGGAATTAAGCGTGCTTGAGGAATTGATTGCAGAGAGTAGGAACCGCTTGCGCTCGCTTGAATCATTGATCAAAGAAAACAACGGCGAGGTTGGTGTTAAGGAGGAGAGATTGGAGGAAGTTGAGAATTCTGTgagggagaaggagagggaATTGAATGAGATTCTGGGGTCGATTGAAGCGAGTACGGAGGAGTTTGATTTGAGAGAAGAGGAATTGAATTTGGTGCTAAGGTTGATCGACGAATGTGGCAAAGAGTTGGAAGTCAAAGAGGAGAAGCTTAGTTTGATTAAGCAATCTGAATCGAGAGAAGCGTTGATTAGGGAAGTAGATTTGAAGAGGAGAGAGGTTTGCTTACGTGAGAAGGCACTGGAGGAGTGGTCATGTAAGCTTGAACTGAAAGTGAGggagcttgaattgaaagagaagcAAATCGAAGAATCGAAACAAGAAGGCGAAAAGTATTTGGATGCAGTCTCCAGTGAACTTCAAGGGAAAGAGAGCCAACTGCAAAGGAAAGAAAGTTTACTGCAGAGGAAAGAGAGCCAACTTCAGCAGCAGGCCAGAGAGCTTGCATTGAAGCAGGACTTTATCAAGAAAATCGATGAAGAACATGCTGAAACCTTGAAGTCGAAAGAGAGGCAAATAGAAGATCAGGCCAAAGAGATTGAGTTAAAGCATAAAGAAATTGATTCGATGAAGAAATGCGCTGAAGAACATACCGAAAACCTCAAATCAAAAGACAGGCAACTTGAAGATCAGGCCAAAGAAATTGAGTTGAAGCACAAAGAAATTGATTCAATAAAAAAGTCCGCTGAAGAACAAACTCAAAACCTGAAATCAAAAGAGAGGCAACTTGAAGAGCAGATAAAAGAGCTTGCATTGAAGCACAAACAAATTGATTCGATAAAAAATTCCGCTGAAGAACATACCCAAAACCTGAACACGAGGGCGAGGCAACTTGAAGATCAGGCCAAAGAGCTTGCGTTGAAGCAGAAAGAAATTGATTCGATAAAAAAATACGCTGAAGAACATACCCAAAAcctgaagaagaaagagaggcaACTTGAAGATCAGATCAAAGAGATTGCGTTGAAGCAGAAAGAAATTGATTCGATAAAAAAATCAGCTGAAGAACATACCCAAAACCTGAACACGAAAGAGAGGCAACTTGAAGAGCAGGCCAAAGAACTTGTAATGAAGCAGAAATCAATTGATTCAATAAAAAAAGGCGCTGAAGAACAGACCCAAATCCTGACATCGATAGAGAGGCAACTTGATCACCGGGCGAAAGAGCTTGCAATGAAGGAGAAAGAATTGGAACATACTAATCAATCCATCATCGATAGGGATGGTACAGGTGTGAAGCGTAGTACCGACACTTTTGACCCCAGCCGGTATCAACAGCAACAACAGCACAAAAGCAAGTATCCTCGGACATGTGAATCAGCTGCTACACCTTTTCCAGTGCCAAACTTCACCCCAGTCTATCCGCGGCCAAACCCGTTATCTTGGCAGTATGAAAATTATGGACACTACGGGCACTCTGGTGCAGCTGCCAACAACTGTGAGTTTGATGATAGTTTTGGTCACAGTTTTGGTGGCAGTTACCGTGCCATACCGAATCCTGGAGTACGTTGCCCATTGACATAG
- the LOC103447321 gene encoding protein DOUBLE-STRAND BREAK FORMATION isoform X1, with product MSEIFRSLVLNRRFDDVTLRVLESALVSKDVKSSIEVRSGFRQFMRSESLSVLRETAEKNAEEKLLVLEFLVRAFALVGDVESCLALRYEALLLRDIKSSTNPWLQVSYTEWLNFAHQSRDSGFYSVAGKACEHALDCIKRKSTEDRKTDEVNVMKKSTEDLKTDEVLESVQAIEKIKRLKDCAMASASSHSVQAQTADYLKKRLKEKSTERPLDFKEPKCVVASTLFRNGIRRRNLRKLNTSRSLLGMTNES from the exons ATGTCAGAGATCTTTCGCTCACTCGTCTTGAACAGAAG GTTCGATGACGTGACGCTACGAGTATTGGAATCGGCATTGGTTTCGAAGGACGTAAAGTCGTCGATAGAAGTCAGGTCCGGCTTCAGGCAGTTCATGAGGTCGGAATCGCTCTCCGTTCTGCGAGAAACTGCAGAGAAAAATGCGGAAGAGAAGCTTCTTGTTCTCGAGTTTCTTGTTCGCGCTTTTGCACTAGTAGGCGATGTTGAG AGTTGTTTGGCTTTGAGATATGAGGCATTGCTTTTGCGGGACATCAAATCTTCGACGAATCCATGGCTACAAGTTTCTTATACGGAATGGCTGAATTTTGCTCACCAGTCAAGAGATAGTGGTTTCTATTCAGTTGCAGGAAAG GCATGTGAACATGCATTGGATTGCATTAAGAGGAAATCTACTGAAGACCGTAAAACAGATGAAGTTAACGTTATGAAGAAATCTACTGAAGACCTAAAAACAGATGAAGTCCTTGAAAGTGTGCAAGCAATTGAAAAGATAAAGAGACTCAAGGATTGTGCCATGGCATCTGCTTCTTCCCACTCTG TTCAAGCGCAGACGGCAGACTACTTGAAAAAGAGACTAAAGGAGAAGAGCACGGAGCGTCCCTTAGATTTCAAGGAGCCAAAATGTGTTGTAGCAAGCACTTTGTTCCGAAATGGAATCAGAAGGCGGAATCTACGAAAATTGAACACGAGTCGAAGCTTGCTGGGGATGACTAATGAATCGTAG